One Candidatus Paceibacterota bacterium genomic window carries:
- a CDS encoding bifunctional sulfate adenylyltransferase/adenylylsulfate kinase translates to MSKSSSRNTKRNTKATAGRTYPAHGGDLKDLLYAGDSDDLRERIAGAVRIILTPRQLCDLELLLVGGFSPLEGFMDEVTYRSVVDTMRLPGGAVWPMPIVLDQDRVHVAEGDEVVLCDSYNKPLALLQVTSIYKPDKTAEAEGVYGTTDKSHFGVRYLFEKTGSTYIGGPVTGISLPEYFDFTEYRLTPRQLRDRFSERGVSRVVGFQTRNPLHRAHHDLIRRAARDHGALALVHPSVGVTKDGDIDHVTRVKAYKVLHENYLSDIAELSLLPLAMRMGGPREALWHAIIRKNYGCTHFIIGRDHAGPGKNEAGEPFYGDYDAHELVAQYADELGIEVVPMKKVVYVEEKDEFIPEDEVSPNQSIKELSGTEVRRRLLENEDIPEWFSFPEVVSILRKSTRKNNQENGQVGTTRGAVIFFTGLSGSGKTTVARTLAAYILERYNREVTLLDGDVVRENLSKGLTFSKEDRDTNVERIGFVAGEVAKHGGLAICSAIAPYIAAREANRRRVSANGEYIEVYVSTPLETCEARDVKGLYAGARAGNIKNFTGISDPYEEPTDPEIKLDTSAQTPQECVATIVAYLESRALLTE, encoded by the coding sequence ATGTCTAAAAGCTCTTCAAGAAATACGAAAAGAAACACGAAAGCTACCGCCGGCCGAACGTATCCTGCTCACGGCGGGGACCTGAAAGATCTTTTGTATGCCGGAGACAGTGACGATCTTCGTGAGCGCATTGCGGGTGCCGTGCGCATCATATTGACTCCGCGTCAGCTGTGTGACCTGGAGCTGCTTTTGGTGGGTGGATTTTCTCCGTTGGAAGGGTTTATGGATGAGGTGACATATCGCAGTGTCGTGGATACGATGCGTCTTCCTGGTGGTGCAGTGTGGCCGATGCCGATCGTGCTTGATCAAGATCGGGTACATGTGGCTGAGGGCGATGAGGTTGTACTGTGTGACAGCTACAACAAACCGCTTGCGCTATTGCAGGTGACATCTATCTACAAGCCGGACAAGACAGCCGAAGCCGAGGGTGTGTACGGGACAACGGACAAGTCGCATTTCGGTGTGCGGTATCTATTTGAGAAAACTGGTTCAACTTACATTGGTGGTCCGGTCACCGGTATTAGTTTGCCGGAGTATTTTGATTTTACCGAGTACCGTCTCACCCCGCGGCAGTTGCGTGACCGGTTCAGTGAGCGAGGTGTCTCGCGCGTGGTTGGATTTCAGACACGCAATCCGCTTCACCGTGCCCATCATGACCTGATCCGTCGGGCTGCTCGCGATCACGGTGCGCTGGCGCTCGTTCATCCGTCGGTCGGAGTCACCAAGGACGGGGATATTGATCACGTGACCCGGGTCAAGGCGTATAAAGTGCTCCACGAAAATTATCTCTCAGACATTGCCGAGCTTTCTTTGCTTCCGTTGGCGATGCGAATGGGCGGTCCGCGTGAGGCACTGTGGCATGCGATCATCCGAAAGAATTACGGATGCACGCATTTTATTATCGGTCGTGATCACGCGGGTCCGGGAAAGAACGAGGCGGGCGAACCGTTTTATGGGGATTACGATGCTCACGAGCTCGTTGCTCAATACGCAGATGAACTGGGTATAGAAGTAGTGCCGATGAAGAAGGTTGTGTATGTTGAGGAAAAAGATGAGTTCATACCTGAAGATGAAGTTTCACCGAATCAATCAATAAAAGAACTATCGGGTACGGAGGTGCGCCGCCGGCTTCTCGAGAACGAAGATATTCCGGAATGGTTCTCGTTTCCCGAGGTTGTTTCGATTCTTCGTAAAAGTACTCGTAAAAATAATCAGGAGAACGGACAGGTGGGCACGACCCGTGGTGCCGTTATCTTCTTCACCGGTCTTTCCGGTTCCGGCAAAACAACAGTAGCCCGAACGCTTGCGGCATATATCCTTGAGCGGTATAACCGCGAGGTGACATTGCTCGATGGGGATGTGGTTCGAGAGAATCTTTCAAAAGGACTAACCTTTTCAAAAGAGGATCGAGACACCAATGTTGAGCGGATCGGTTTTGTTGCCGGCGAGGTTGCCAAGCACGGAGGTCTCGCGATCTGCTCTGCCATCGCACCATATATAGCGGCTCGAGAAGCAAATCGGCGCCGAGTGAGCGCAAACGGTGAGTATATTGAGGTGTATGTCTCGACGCCGCTGGAAACCTGCGAAGCACGCGATGTGAAAGGGTTGTACGCCGGAGCACGGGCAGGGAACATAAAAAATTTCACCGGCATTTCTGATCCGTACGAGGAGCCGACCGATCCCGAGATCAAACTTGATACGAGCGCGCAAACACCACAGGAATGTGTTGCCACTATTGTTGCGTATCTTGAATCTCGTGCACTTCTTACTGAATAA
- the secA gene encoding preprotein translocase subunit SecA: MLNTIKKLFGDESARALKPLWPIVTQINELEEGIKALSDEELKAKTDEFKRRLNPPEGRAETLDDILPEAFAVVREAARRTLGERHFDVQLLGGIVLHRGNIAEMRTGEGKTLVGTLPTYLNALTGNGVHIVTVNDYLSRRDAVWMGQIYHFLGLQVGAVNTQVSYLYDPARAESLDKERDEKGSFKVVDDYLREVARPEAYAADITYGTDSEFGFDYLRDNMEQDATRLRQRGFNFVIIDEIDSILIDEARTPLIISVPAAESEQLYQTFTSIARQMKVNEDYEVDEKMKAISLTDDGISKAERLLGVDNIYTEKGIKYVHHLETAVRAKALFERDTDYVVRDGEVVIVDQFTGRLQPGRRWSEGLHQAIEAKEGIETKHESRTAASITYQNYFRMYPKIAGMTGTAITSAEEFRKVYNIDTLEIPTNNPIQRKDLNDFILQTEAGKLKAIARTVKERHDKGQPVLIGTISIEKNEILSEYLKAEGVPHKMLNAKNHESEGGTIAQAGQKGAVTVATNMAGRGVDIKLGGSPTTPELAREVKDLGGLYVLGTERHEARRIDDQLRGRAGRQGDPGETQFFVSLEDRLMRVFASDRIKGMMGRFGIAEDEHIENRMITRAIESAQRKIEGLNFDARKRILDFDNILDHQRKTVYSQRRTILTGDLEMVKLEVARLMDGAREDVVEMIEKRQKELGEEAFYTGARKVVLQTIDMLWVEHLEVMDHLRNSVNLRAYGQHDPLTEYKKEGVRLFSELQESIENEVLKSLMNLEGENIAMGGFGKTVAQHQDPSQVAAVNTTGTPPEGSSQLPPVSRGLQRPSGKSFGRNEKVILVKDGEEMEIKYKKADPYFKQGWRIKSK, encoded by the coding sequence ATGCTGAATACGATCAAGAAACTATTTGGAGATGAAAGCGCCCGAGCACTTAAACCGCTCTGGCCGATCGTGACTCAGATCAATGAGCTCGAGGAGGGTATCAAGGCCCTATCGGATGAAGAGCTTAAAGCAAAGACTGACGAGTTCAAGCGCCGACTGAATCCGCCGGAAGGCAGGGCTGAGACGCTTGATGACATTCTCCCTGAGGCGTTCGCGGTCGTTCGCGAAGCTGCTCGGCGCACACTCGGCGAGCGGCACTTTGACGTACAGCTGTTAGGAGGTATCGTGTTGCATCGCGGGAACATCGCGGAGATGAGAACCGGTGAAGGAAAGACCTTGGTGGGAACACTGCCGACCTATCTCAATGCGCTAACCGGAAACGGTGTTCATATTGTTACGGTGAACGACTACCTCTCACGGCGTGACGCGGTCTGGATGGGCCAGATCTACCATTTCCTTGGACTCCAGGTCGGCGCGGTCAACACCCAGGTGTCGTATCTGTACGATCCGGCTCGTGCTGAATCACTTGATAAAGAGCGAGACGAAAAAGGGTCGTTCAAGGTCGTTGATGACTATCTGCGCGAAGTAGCTCGTCCCGAAGCGTACGCGGCAGACATTACGTACGGAACCGACAGCGAATTTGGGTTTGACTATCTGCGCGACAACATGGAGCAGGACGCAACCCGGCTTCGACAGCGCGGATTTAATTTTGTGATCATTGATGAGATCGACTCTATTCTTATCGATGAGGCACGAACACCGCTCATCATCTCGGTTCCGGCGGCTGAGTCTGAGCAGCTATACCAGACGTTCACCTCGATCGCGCGTCAGATGAAAGTGAATGAAGACTACGAAGTAGATGAAAAGATGAAGGCGATCTCACTTACTGACGATGGTATCAGCAAGGCGGAGCGTCTATTGGGCGTGGATAATATCTATACAGAAAAGGGAATCAAGTACGTGCACCATCTTGAAACCGCCGTACGAGCTAAGGCGCTCTTCGAGCGTGATACTGATTACGTGGTTCGTGATGGAGAGGTGGTGATCGTGGATCAGTTTACCGGACGTCTCCAGCCGGGGCGCCGATGGTCTGAAGGATTGCACCAAGCGATCGAAGCAAAAGAGGGGATCGAGACGAAGCATGAGTCACGTACTGCCGCGTCTATTACGTATCAGAACTATTTCCGGATGTACCCGAAGATCGCCGGAATGACCGGTACGGCTATTACCTCGGCGGAGGAGTTCCGAAAAGTGTACAACATAGATACGCTTGAGATCCCGACAAACAACCCGATCCAGCGAAAAGATCTCAATGATTTTATTCTTCAGACCGAAGCCGGAAAGCTCAAGGCGATAGCGCGAACGGTAAAGGAGCGCCACGATAAAGGGCAGCCGGTATTAATCGGTACTATCTCGATCGAGAAGAACGAGATCCTTTCTGAATATCTGAAAGCAGAAGGAGTGCCGCACAAGATGCTGAACGCGAAGAACCATGAGAGTGAAGGAGGCACCATCGCGCAAGCCGGACAGAAAGGAGCGGTTACGGTCGCGACCAACATGGCCGGTCGTGGAGTGGACATCAAGCTTGGAGGAAGCCCAACGACTCCGGAGCTTGCCCGAGAAGTGAAAGATCTTGGTGGACTGTATGTTCTGGGAACCGAGCGGCACGAAGCGCGAAGAATCGATGATCAGCTTCGTGGTCGTGCCGGGCGACAGGGTGACCCGGGTGAGACGCAGTTCTTCGTCTCGCTCGAAGATCGTTTGATGCGAGTATTTGCCTCAGACAGGATTAAAGGCATGATGGGTCGGTTCGGCATTGCTGAGGACGAACACATCGAAAATCGAATGATCACCCGTGCGATCGAGAGTGCCCAGCGAAAGATCGAGGGACTCAACTTCGATGCACGTAAGCGTATTCTTGATTTTGATAACATTCTTGACCATCAGCGCAAGACAGTGTATAGCCAGCGGCGAACTATTCTTACCGGTGATCTTGAGATGGTTAAACTTGAAGTGGCTCGACTTATGGACGGCGCTCGCGAGGACGTTGTCGAGATGATCGAAAAGCGCCAAAAAGAGCTTGGTGAGGAGGCGTTCTATACCGGTGCTCGCAAGGTGGTTTTGCAGACCATCGACATGTTGTGGGTGGAGCATCTTGAGGTAATGGACCACCTTCGAAACAGCGTGAATTTGCGCGCGTACGGTCAGCACGATCCATTAACTGAATACAAGAAAGAGGGAGTTCGATTGTTTAGTGAACTTCAGGAGTCGATCGAGAATGAAGTTCTCAAGAGCCTTATGAATCTAGAAGGTGAGAACATTGCCATGGGCGGATTTGGCAAAACTGTTGCCCAGCATCAAGACCCGTCTCAGGTCGCCGCTGTTAACACAACTGGTACGCCGCCGGAAGGATCGTCACAGCTTCCTCCTGTTTCTCGAGGGCTTCAGCGTCCATCCGGAAAGAGTTTTGGTCGTAATGAAAAGGTGATCCTGGTGAAAGATGGAGAGGAGATGGAGATCAAATACAAGAAGGCCGATCCGTATTTCAAGCAAGGCTGGCGCATCAAGAGTAAATAA
- a CDS encoding DUF2157 domain-containing protein, translating into MDRDTLVAQLKRALDQGEITAQEVQSIVAPYKEDPEDKNLVLIRILSYIGGAIILMGVIVFVVMNWDQLGSLARVLLSLGVSVFAYILGVVGYMTTTLDRLKRRQSEFVANALLLIGVVLFPIGLAVLLHEAGMQVHTAGTQIVISAFSVILAIASYLLLQKLRLFLLVAIILGTWFLVAFINFTTDHGNAVPFDSFYLYQWLTIVIGTMYIAGGQWLVQRGEQSLSGALYAFGAIGILGAGLAGGDLWNLAYPLLLIGGFAGSVYLTSRSILVVSSLALIVYLIKITSEYFPDAVAAWPIALIALGGVIIAVSYGAYRLHQRMKTSSHTEADQFNSSQNLRL; encoded by the coding sequence ATGGATAGAGACACATTGGTTGCACAGCTGAAGCGAGCACTTGATCAGGGTGAGATAACTGCTCAGGAGGTTCAGTCTATTGTGGCGCCGTATAAAGAGGATCCGGAAGACAAGAATCTCGTTTTGATCCGTATACTTTCGTATATCGGCGGCGCCATTATTTTGATGGGCGTGATCGTGTTTGTGGTAATGAACTGGGATCAACTCGGATCATTGGCTCGTGTACTTTTGAGTTTGGGCGTAAGTGTCTTTGCGTACATTCTCGGTGTTGTTGGGTACATGACCACAACTCTAGATAGATTGAAAAGAAGACAGTCTGAATTTGTGGCAAATGCGCTGCTGCTCATAGGTGTTGTTCTGTTTCCGATCGGGTTAGCGGTGTTGCTGCACGAAGCGGGTATGCAAGTTCACACCGCCGGCACGCAAATAGTGATCAGTGCTTTTAGTGTGATCCTCGCTATTGCGTCATACCTATTGCTTCAAAAGCTTCGACTTTTCTTGTTGGTTGCGATTATTCTGGGTACGTGGTTTTTGGTGGCGTTCATTAATTTTACGACTGACCACGGCAACGCCGTGCCGTTCGATAGTTTTTATCTATATCAGTGGCTCACGATCGTGATCGGGACAATGTATATCGCCGGCGGACAGTGGCTTGTTCAGCGAGGTGAGCAGTCGCTTTCCGGCGCGCTATATGCGTTTGGCGCTATTGGCATACTTGGTGCCGGGCTTGCGGGAGGTGATCTTTGGAACCTTGCGTATCCTCTTTTGTTGATTGGCGGGTTTGCCGGCAGTGTATATCTTACGAGTAGAAGTATTCTTGTTGTGTCATCGTTGGCACTTATCGTCTATCTCATAAAGATCACGTCAGAGTATTTTCCGGATGCGGTAGCTGCATGGCCGATCGCGCTTATTGCGCTCGGAGGTGTTATCATAGCAGTCAGTTACGGTGCCTATCGTTTGCATCAACGAATGAAAACATCATCACATACTGAAGCAGATCAATTTAATAGTTCTCAAAACCTTCGTCTATGA
- a CDS encoding VTT domain-containing protein, whose amino-acid sequence MIETLITFIEETLIPLGGVGLFLASIIEEVVVPIPAAVVQLGAGYFLLPNEVTTDFAVTMIFSIIVPIALGVSIGSLAIYYLGYFTGKPLLERWGKYAGLSWRGVERRHDKFKSTQADATVLFFLRIAPLVPSAVISLSCGVIRMKLWKYLLYTFLGTMIRVAFLAMIGSQVGVFYRQYWTIIDRFEYVILMAVLVSFFIFMLYKLVWFRYQESPRRSIS is encoded by the coding sequence ATGATAGAAACACTCATAACGTTTATTGAAGAGACATTGATCCCGCTTGGAGGCGTGGGACTTTTTCTTGCGTCAATCATTGAAGAGGTGGTCGTACCGATCCCGGCAGCCGTGGTTCAATTGGGTGCCGGGTATTTTTTGTTGCCGAATGAAGTAACGACTGATTTTGCAGTTACTATGATCTTTTCAATTATTGTGCCTATCGCACTTGGCGTGTCGATCGGGTCGCTTGCGATCTATTATCTCGGGTACTTCACCGGAAAACCTTTGCTTGAGCGCTGGGGTAAATATGCGGGTTTAAGCTGGCGTGGTGTAGAAAGAAGGCATGACAAGTTTAAGAGCACGCAGGCGGACGCCACGGTGTTGTTCTTCTTGCGAATTGCCCCTCTTGTGCCGAGTGCGGTCATCTCGCTGTCTTGCGGTGTTATTCGCATGAAGCTCTGGAAGTATCTGCTCTATACCTTTTTGGGAACCATGATCAGGGTGGCATTTTTGGCAATGATAGGTTCGCAGGTCGGTGTATTCTATCGTCAGTACTGGACGATCATTGATCGATTCGAATACGTGATACTGATGGCTGTTCTTGTCTCCTTCTTTATATTCATGTTGTATAAATTAGTGTGGTTTCGGTACCAAGAGTCACCTCGTAGATCAATATCGTAG
- a CDS encoding disulfide bond formation protein B: protein MNLFTDWFNSIAASAVLVGMALIVLYLIAVCFSWVRFFAFLREKLHTYHLWLGFLISTGALISTLIYSQIIAFEPCEFCWWQRVAMYPQVLIFGVALFRRRLEEYVVLIMLSVIGMVLAVIHISIQLRDDTIFCLPGEVSCSTIYITEFGFITMPVMSLTVFTILALIAGNGLYEQRKSARV, encoded by the coding sequence ATGAACTTATTTACTGATTGGTTTAATAGCATTGCTGCCTCTGCTGTGTTGGTGGGGATGGCGCTTATTGTCCTATACCTCATAGCTGTTTGTTTCTCGTGGGTGAGGTTTTTTGCTTTTCTTCGGGAGAAGTTGCATACATATCATCTTTGGCTGGGTTTTCTTATTTCAACCGGAGCGTTGATCAGTACGCTGATCTACTCACAGATAATCGCTTTTGAGCCGTGTGAGTTTTGTTGGTGGCAGCGGGTTGCGATGTATCCGCAAGTGCTTATTTTTGGTGTTGCACTATTTAGAAGAAGACTTGAAGAATATGTCGTGCTGATCATGTTGTCTGTCATAGGTATGGTGTTAGCCGTTATTCATATTAGTATTCAGTTGCGTGATGACACTATATTTTGCCTGCCAGGAGAAGTGAGTTGCAGTACTATTTACATCACCGAGTTTGGTTTTATAACTATGCCGGTAATGTCGCTTACGGTCTTTACCATACTTGCCTTGATCGCCGGCAACGGTTTGTACGAACAACGCAAGAGCGCTCGAGTCTAA
- a CDS encoding AI-2E family transporter: MSRDIIQLSYFFALLVAAAVLIGLVFLPYIPAIFFAIVLAIVFYPLHQKILDAVNGRAWLASTLSTTVVLIVIIIPLVIFSILLFQEASRLLSLIAASEFNLDDSLTAFVEWVAAFSPTIAEYIGLYTLDIAPQEHIAQGISWVLERANMFVGQAFRIVIAGAISLLALFYLFRDGDRAVRYLVRVTPLARGYETMILHKIKDAVNSAVLGRILTGVIQGVLTAVALSVVGIPAPLLWGAVAAVLSVVPMLGPGLVITPAALYLIAIGNTWSGVGLIGWAVLAIYLVDDILGPIFIERGMKIHPFLILVSILGGVSLFGPIGFVAGPVLLALLFVLLDMYPMILEKELSAKQTDI; encoded by the coding sequence ATGTCTCGTGACATCATACAGCTTAGTTACTTTTTCGCTCTTCTGGTCGCTGCAGCGGTGCTGATCGGACTGGTGTTTCTGCCGTATATACCGGCTATCTTTTTTGCGATCGTGTTAGCGATCGTTTTTTATCCACTCCATCAAAAAATACTGGATGCAGTTAATGGACGGGCTTGGCTTGCGTCGACTCTGAGTACCACGGTTGTTTTGATAGTAATAATCATTCCGCTTGTTATCTTCAGTATCTTGCTGTTTCAGGAAGCCTCAAGACTCCTGTCCCTCATAGCCGCATCTGAGTTTAATCTTGATGACTCACTTACTGCGTTTGTGGAATGGGTCGCTGCTTTTTCGCCGACCATAGCTGAGTATATTGGCTTGTATACGTTGGATATTGCTCCGCAGGAGCACATCGCTCAGGGTATTTCGTGGGTACTTGAGAGAGCGAACATGTTCGTTGGTCAGGCGTTTCGAATCGTGATAGCGGGCGCGATCAGCTTGCTCGCCCTTTTCTATCTTTTTCGGGATGGTGATCGTGCGGTGCGCTATCTTGTTCGGGTCACGCCACTCGCGCGCGGATACGAAACAATGATCCTGCACAAAATAAAAGATGCGGTAAACTCAGCTGTTCTTGGGAGAATACTTACAGGAGTTATCCAAGGGGTGCTTACAGCTGTTGCGCTCAGTGTCGTGGGTATACCGGCGCCACTGCTTTGGGGGGCTGTTGCGGCGGTCCTCTCTGTAGTGCCTATGTTGGGTCCGGGTTTAGTTATCACGCCGGCCGCGCTGTATCTTATTGCGATCGGCAATACGTGGAGTGGGGTCGGGTTAATTGGATGGGCGGTCCTAGCCATCTACCTTGTGGATGATATTTTGGGACCTATCTTTATTGAACGGGGCATGAAAATTCATCCGTTTTTGATCCTTGTTTCTATATTAGGAGGTGTGTCGTTGTTCGGTCCTATTGGTTTCGTGGCCGGTCCGGTTCTACTTGCATTGCTCTTTGTACTGCTCGACATGTATCCGATGATCCTTGAGAAAGAATTGTCAGCGAAACAAACAGATATATAA
- a CDS encoding glycosyltransferase family 4 protein produces the protein MADRTQKNAPLRVLMFGWEYPPYNSGGLGVACKGLVEALAADGVEVTFVLPKRIPVTDTSCRFIFADDSEEMVTKEGTPVLLSAYLTAEEYRLRREKYGGSGAYTIYEAAAEYAENARAIARDHVGEFDVIHAHDWLTFGAGIAAKEELGKPLVAHVHATEFDRGGGNQVNEYVYGIERKGIEAADQVVSVSAFTKNILTTHYGVDDQKIMPIHNGINAAEYAPDKIATDHVVQLKRCGYNIVLFVGRLTLQKGPDYFVQTAARILDHEPSTIFVVAGSGDMHQRMLRDVAAAGLSNKFIFAGFARGADLAQLYKAADLYIMPSVSEPFGITPLESLINGTPVLISKQSGVSECLTNALTVDFWDVEEATNKAVSVLRHPGLKKTLSKNGYQDALQQTWQKAADKVRELYATMVLVTKN, from the coding sequence ATGGCCGATCGCACTCAAAAAAACGCTCCCTTGCGAGTTTTGATGTTCGGCTGGGAATATCCGCCGTATAATTCAGGTGGCCTTGGCGTGGCTTGCAAGGGGTTGGTCGAGGCGCTCGCTGCCGACGGAGTAGAAGTGACGTTTGTATTGCCAAAGCGTATACCGGTAACTGACACGTCGTGTCGTTTTATTTTCGCTGATGATTCAGAAGAAATGGTAACCAAAGAAGGTACGCCGGTCTTGTTGTCCGCGTATCTTACCGCTGAAGAGTATCGACTGCGACGTGAGAAGTACGGAGGCAGCGGCGCGTATACGATCTATGAAGCGGCAGCAGAATATGCCGAGAATGCACGTGCGATCGCTCGTGATCATGTCGGTGAGTTTGATGTAATTCATGCGCACGACTGGCTTACGTTCGGGGCGGGTATTGCTGCAAAAGAAGAATTAGGCAAACCCCTTGTGGCGCATGTTCACGCTACTGAGTTTGATAGAGGTGGCGGCAATCAGGTCAATGAATACGTATACGGTATAGAGCGAAAAGGTATCGAAGCGGCTGATCAGGTTGTGAGTGTTTCGGCTTTTACAAAGAATATTCTCACAACTCATTATGGAGTTGACGATCAAAAGATCATGCCAATTCATAACGGTATTAATGCGGCGGAATATGCTCCTGACAAAATAGCTACTGATCATGTGGTCCAACTGAAGCGATGCGGATATAACATTGTGTTATTTGTCGGGCGCCTAACTCTGCAAAAAGGGCCAGACTACTTTGTTCAGACAGCTGCAAGGATTCTTGACCATGAACCGTCTACAATATTCGTTGTTGCGGGTTCCGGCGATATGCATCAGCGTATGCTTCGCGATGTTGCGGCTGCAGGTCTAAGTAACAAGTTCATTTTCGCCGGGTTTGCGCGTGGGGCTGATCTTGCTCAGTTATACAAGGCGGCGGATCTCTATATTATGCCGTCTGTCTCTGAACCGTTCGGCATCACTCCGCTTGAGTCACTTATTAATGGCACGCCGGTGTTGATATCAAAACAGTCCGGAGTGAGTGAGTGTCTCACTAATGCGCTTACGGTTGATTTTTGGGATGTGGAAGAAGCGACCAATAAAGCGGTGTCAGTACTGAGGCACCCCGGTTTGAAGAAAACGCTGTCAAAGAACGGGTATCAGGATGCGTTGCAACAAACATGGCAAAAGGCCGCGGATAAGGTTCGTGAGCTCTATGCTACAATGGTGTTAGTCACGAAGAACTAA
- a CDS encoding glycoside hydrolase family 57 protein — protein sequence MTSVCFYFQVHQPFRLDKHSIFDIGTGKPYFSASDGTDLDNQAILNKVAGKCYRPMNDLLLGLLERHPQFRVSFSVTGTVLEQLEQYAPDVLDQFKELAKTGRVEFLNETYHHSLAFIHSPEEFRRQIQMHTDKMKDLFGITPKVFRNTELIYNNDLADVVQELGFTGMLAEGADHILGWRSPNFVYRSLGKKPLPLLLKNYKLSDDIAFRFGEKGWKEYPLSAEKFASWVNSNHGSGDVVNLFMDYETFGEHQWEDTGIFEFMKALPTELYRHPDTVFATPSEVLASADPVGEIDAPHYVSWADVERDLSAWHSNDMQADALRSVFDLEEDVLSSGDEQLIDDWRRLTTSDHFYYMCTKWFADGDVHTYFNPYQSPYDAFIAYMNVIHDVQLRVKEIQSKREAGEPVPLRKVT from the coding sequence ATGACCTCTGTTTGTTTTTATTTTCAGGTTCACCAACCCTTTCGACTCGATAAACATAGTATTTTTGATATTGGAACGGGCAAGCCGTACTTTAGTGCTTCGGACGGAACCGATCTCGATAATCAAGCAATTTTAAACAAGGTGGCGGGGAAATGTTATCGACCGATGAACGATCTTCTGCTGGGGCTTTTGGAGCGTCACCCGCAGTTTCGGGTGTCGTTCTCTGTTACAGGCACGGTTCTTGAGCAGCTCGAGCAGTATGCTCCGGATGTGCTTGACCAGTTCAAAGAACTTGCGAAAACGGGTCGTGTTGAGTTTCTCAACGAGACATATCATCACTCGCTCGCGTTCATTCACTCGCCGGAAGAATTTAGGCGGCAGATACAGATGCACACAGATAAGATGAAGGATCTGTTCGGTATTACACCGAAGGTGTTTAGAAATACAGAGCTTATATATAACAACGATCTTGCAGATGTCGTACAAGAACTTGGCTTTACCGGTATGCTTGCCGAGGGCGCAGACCATATTCTTGGCTGGCGTTCACCTAACTTCGTGTATCGGTCTCTTGGGAAAAAACCGTTGCCGCTTTTACTAAAAAATTACAAGCTGTCTGACGATATCGCGTTTCGATTCGGAGAGAAAGGATGGAAAGAATATCCACTTTCAGCTGAAAAATTCGCTAGCTGGGTAAACAGCAACCACGGCTCAGGTGATGTTGTTAATCTCTTCATGGACTACGAAACATTTGGCGAGCACCAATGGGAAGATACCGGTATCTTTGAGTTTATGAAGGCGTTGCCGACCGAACTGTATCGACACCCGGATACCGTGTTTGCTACTCCCTCTGAAGTGCTTGCCTCAGCCGATCCGGTCGGTGAGATCGATGCCCCGCATTACGTGTCATGGGCAGATGTTGAGCGAGATCTGTCGGCGTGGCATTCAAATGACATGCAGGCTGATGCGCTCCGCAGTGTTTTCGATCTTGAAGAAGACGTTCTTTCCAGTGGTGACGAGCAATTGATCGACGATTGGCGTCGACTGACCACCTCGGATCATTTTTATTACATGTGTACGAAGTGGTTTGCTGACGGCGACGTTCATACTTATTTTAATCCGTATCAGTCGCCGTACGATGCTTTTATTGCTTACATGAACGTTATCCATGATGTACAATTACGGGTAAAGGAGATCCAATCGAAGCGTGAGGCGGGCGAGCCGGTACCGTTGCGCAAGGTTACCTGA